Below is a window of Pleurodeles waltl isolate 20211129_DDA chromosome 4_1, aPleWal1.hap1.20221129, whole genome shotgun sequence DNA.
AAACCAAAGAAGTTGTCATATAACATCTGGAAAAGTAAGGTACGATTTCCTGGTTTGGCAAACTTTGGCGGGTTTTTTGCACCAAGAAACGATGCACCTGCAGAAATGTGAAGACAAGGAATCTGATCTCATAGAACTCGGCCCAGCTATCTCACAATATTccgctggcagtgcttaatttgagccagtgggtaCCGCCATTTACTTTTCGGCATtaaagcaagagagggaaaaacaaatgaaaaaaaaacgaggaagagaaagatgggaaaaacTGTTGCAAccagagaaagcaggaacctgcaacggTGGGACAaagaagcagggagtgtctggtagaaacttaaagaggcatgaggtgtatTCTAGACATCACAGCCCTGGTGTTCGGACCACCGACATTTAAAGCCTCGGGCATCAGGCACTCCTTCTTTTACAAGTTAAACACGGTCTGCAAAACTTAGATATTGTCCTAAAATGGGTCTACAGAAGGTGCCACTTCAGCGGCTACTTTTTCTAGAGTTGCCCCATTCGGAGATTTTGTACTGTGACAACCAAGGCCCCATCAGGATAGCATTTTGCCCCTCTGGAAGCCAGCACAGACACAGCATTCATCTTGCTTCATTGATCTATTTTGAAGAGATATCTTTTGACTAATTCTGTCAACCTGCATCATTTTGCTCCCTGGGTTTACAGCTTCATATGTTTTCTAAATCTCCGTCCTTCATTAGTTATGACAGTGACCAACAAACAAGCTCTAAACAACCGTAACTATAATATTGAGATGGTGTTACTGTTTTCTTGCCACAAGCAATTTTCTCTAACACAGACCTTAAAGCCAGTGCTAAACTGTCAAGGGTACACTTGGGATTCGTTTAGAAAACCTGTTTACTTAACAGGAAGAAGATCTGACTTTATTGGGTTTCAGCTGCAACACATAGAATGATGGAGGCATGTCTCTTCCATTTCTTAGCAAACTGATATCCTAGCCTGGGTCTGAACAACAAAAGAAAcataactttttttctttctttatttaaggTATTTGATGTATTTGTACCTAGCAACACGAGCAGTGGAATACTTAATAATTATTAACTCTACATGAGCAAATGTTACATGAGAGTGAACAAGACAGATAATTAATCATTACTGTTTCCTTACACTATATTTCTGATAATAATTGGCTTACAAATTGTATAAAtgagagcactacactagccaaaacAATTTGCAAGTGCATGCATAATGTTGCTCTGTCCAGCCTCTGGTGTTCTCATATATGCCAGTTATTTGGAGACTTAGGTCTCCAAGAACTTCTTTCTTACGGATAATTGCTAATTAATTATCTGTTATCAATACAAAGCGGAAATTTCTTGAATTGTTAAAGTTCATAGTTCAGGCACATCTGTGTATGAAATGCTCTGCGGCCCAGAGTTGTACCTGACAGCAGTCAAACAtgtgaaagtgagaattttctagCTCGATTAATACTTGATGAGTTGGCTACTGTCTGGTAGCGCAAGGGAAGACCGCACATGGAGAACAAGAGTTTTAGTGTATGTGATGATGGGCCTCAGCAAACTAATATTCATGCTATCTTTAGATATACATTTTAAACAGTGACCCAAATTTAAAATTTTGCTTCTACTCGGTTATAAAACAATGCTTCCTTATATATGCTTAAGCCGTACAATATCTACACAAGCTACACTGTTAGTCAGTCTTACGCAAAACCACCTAGATTTGACGAATATTCTTTATTTGCTGTCATTGTTCTATGTCCTGGGTAGACCTTCTTTGGTTTAAAATCAAGGAGACTAATGTCCTCTTGTAATTTGACACAGTTTTTGTTGTAAAATGATTTTGCATCTCACCTTATGATATTTGATTATTGCATCATTTTATGGTTATTGTACAAACTGGATACAAAGAGAATGGAGATATGCTTCTTTTGATCACCCAAAAACATTCAAAGCTGCAATGATAGTCAAATATTTTCACCAGTGATACATTCAGTGTGTAGTCATCACAAGCTGCAGCCACTCTACCATCCACAGTTTCTCTGGCCGTGTTTGTCAAAAAACATACACTAACTCTGCTTCTACATATTTTTCTGTTGCTACATCACGGGAAAACTTACTTGACACCACCTGCCTCCATGATGTCTTGATTCACATCATTGTACAAACTCTGAAGCAAATCTTCTTAAGCAGAGGCTGGCTGTTTCATAGATGGCAACCTCAGTAGAGTATTCTCAACagacaatagtgaaactgaactaAACCAATCGCTTCTTTCTTGTCCCTGAAGCACTTTGCTATCTGCTTTTGCGTAGGATGTATTTTCTAGTTCACTCTTTTGAAAGCATATTCTCCTTTCCATAGTCAATCCCTACGATATAGTCTGTTCTTCAAAACTTGATCCAGCCTGTTTACACAATATTCCTTACTTGTTACTCATTCATTATCAAGTTTTGGCCATGCTGGTGAATGAAATTATAAGGTTCAAGTAAGAAATGCCTGGTTTGCTGTATGATTGTTTGTTTTGCACCACACATATTGTCctggcaatatatattttttaaatgtctataaatataaatatgtagtgtGGCCATAAAGTCTCGAGATTGTCCTTCCAGAGATGGTTTTAACTCAATGTCAGGGCATCTGGATGAGAAGTGAGGTGAAAGATATATAACAATGGAGATGATAGACATTACGAAGGATGCCTGAAGATGCTGGGGCACCACGTATTGTTGTTGCTAGAATGACTCGGATTCCTCTTTAAAGGCCCTCTTTAGAGCATTAATGATGGAAACTTTGATCCGTTGACCTCTGAGATTCCCCACGAGGAAGTAAATAAAAGGATTTAGGTTGCTGTTGATGGTGCAGCAAACAATGGCTATGTGTAAATACTGAAAATGGTAGATATCAAACTGGAACAGGAAGTTGAATAGCGACATAGGAGCACAAAGAATAAGGAAGGCAACAACAGTGCTGATGATGAGTATGTACACTCTTGGTGGGTGATGTCTTTGAGAGGTCCTGTAGATCTGGATGGCCAACGCCAAGTTGGACAGAAGAATCAATGGCAGGCAAATCATTACACTTGAAATTGTTTGTAGTGCAGAAAGTACTCCCCAAATCTTGTCATCTTCAAAAACATACTGCGCTGCCATCGGGGCACAAGCAAAGACCCAGGTAGCAGCACTTACAATGGTGgactggtgcttgtggcggcggcatCTATACCAGATGGGGAACTTGACCGAAAGACACCTCTCCAGGCTGATGACTGTAAGGAGGTCCTGGCTGGTGAAGTACCCCAAATAAAACAAATCTGCCTGAACATAAGTCAAGGAATCGTTCTTCATGACTCCATGCACACGCAGTAGATACAGTGATATCAAAAGGATGAACATGAGCAGGTAGATAAAATCTGCAATGGCCAGGTTTAGGATGTAGACAGTGAACGGGCTCCTACGGATCCAGAAAGTAAGGTACCAGAGAACCACGGCATTCCCGAGAACCCCAAAGATAGAGATACCAGCAAAGAAGCAGAGCAAGATCTGATATTTTATATCAGCTTTGGGTGCTGTGATATTATAACCTTCATCGTAAGTGTAATAATCTATCAGGTCTGAAGCGTTGGTAGTGGTGGGATGAATGTAGGACATGGCCATAGCACTAAGGCTTCTTCCACCTGTAGCCAAGACAGGAGAGTAACAAAGGTAAGCGAGAACTGCAGAACCACAAACAGGAGTTACAGGTGTTTCTCTTTACACAATCGGCTACGTCACATATACATGTGATGCATATTGGTGTCACAGGGATGGGGAAAATCAGTTTATAATAATTCATACACTTCCATAGGTTTGTAATATCGAAACATTCTCACCTTCAAATATTTCTTTAAACTTCTGCAAAGCGCAAAGTTGGGAACGTTTTTTTTTTCATGCATACAAATTGTAATACTAGCCACTACTGCTCAGTAAATATACATCTCACTCAACTGACTGTCAATTCCTCTTCGGGTCCTGACGATGTGACTTCCGGCGGCAGAGGAGGGGTTGGACACGTGCACTTTCCCTTCCTGCCGAGGTTTAATTAAAATCTGTGGTAAGCAGATGCCAAACCTGCAGGcagtggtgtaacgcaaaatgatTGGCtccttgcagaatgtgatgaggggcccctgaaTCTCCAATTTCTCACAGCTATTCATTGGCAGTAGCCTTAAGGTGGGCCCCCGTAAAGGTTCGGGAGCCCCTGAAGGGTTGGGGCTGCTTTAGTTCCCTGCTTGAAGGCAAAGGACTTAGACAGACACCTCTCCACCCACCACCCCCGGAACAATTGCTTTCATGATTGCTGCCACAATCCGGGTCAATATAGTTACCCTAATGCAATGGGCATCATGGTACTTACCTGCTAGTAACAGACAATGTTCTTCAAAAAATGTTTTATGTGCTTGAGAAGTAACTTTAATGTTGCACTACAAGCGGGGACATATTTCGCCATTTTCATTTCAAACAAAGCTTTTGCCCACTTCTAACTGTGCTCATCATTCTTATGACAGGGCTTCGAGTGGGAGAGAAATTTAAAGTATAATACTGTTCCAGTATTTCCCTTTTGCCATTGGAAGCTAAGGCAAAGCCCTGAACGTTAGTAAGAAACTTTGGAGTCAGATCTTTGTGACCTAGCATTCAGCTATCTAGAGCCAGGCACCCACCGCAGGGAATTAGGAACAGAGAAACTAAAGTTAGCCTCAGGTAAAGTCCTGAAACTTTACCACCTGCTAGTGTAGCTTAAATTTCTCACGCGCCGTACTGGTGGAGACCCTTTTCAAGCAGCACCCGAACATGACAAGAGTGAGTCTATGATGACCTAGTTCGCGGACATATTATTCCACTGTAAGGTCTAACCACCCACTATTGAACTGGCTGTTGATCTACATGAAAGAACATGGACAGGGACCTGCTGATATCATCTAAGATTCCAAATAAACTCTAGTAAGCAGTGCTGACTGACCAGAAACATTCAGTTGCAGTCACCATTACTTAATTTTAGACACGGAACACCAACAGGTTAAAAACTTTACTGATGGAACACAAAGGTTGGAGCAAAGCATCCTCCCAGCCTCAGAACAATATGGGGGCCAATTCAAGCCACAATTATTTCTTCAAAAAACCTTTTCACTGTGGGTTTCTTAGGACCACTTGGCCTAAGATGGTCAGTGTCACATAGGAGGAGATGGAGTATAAAGACCTGGAGACGGGTCTGCAGCCTACAAATTGAACCAGAGAGGCAACAGGTCTATGGTGGATCCCAGGAGTGGGTAAGCCAActgaaaaaatgaattaaaataaaaaactgagTAATTATAAACACTGAAGAGAGGCCACATGGTGGGTAGTGGGTTGGGCCCAACGCGTAGTTCAGCCAAATCTCACTACACACATCTGAGAGCCATCCACAGTTGGTGTTAGCCACAAGGAAGAAAGGGTGCAGGATATGTCTTGGGGCTTGGATGCAAACCAGGTTATGTGAGCAACCCCAACTGTTCACAACCTTCGGCTCTATGGAGCGACATTTGGCTACATGTTTAGAACTGGGATCAACGCATGGCATCATgatgtgattttattttattgCTACGAAACAAAACCAAACAAGCAAGGCGATTGGTTTGGCTTGAATTGGCTTTTATAAGCTGCTACACCTACTGCCTTTGCAAAACGCACCAGTaccacattttaattaaaaaaataaataaccttAGAAGCACCCCTTGTTTGTGCGACCGATGTCTATGGCCAAGCAAAATGGCAGCAATGAAAGGCAGTGTGGGTTGGTAGCAGTGGCTGACTGTTACAGAAGgactgtaatctacacaaaatactagaAACGCTTTATAACACTAGCCTTCTAACTACATTATTTGCATACTAAGGGATGCCCATCTTTATGTGTCTAATTGACTCACCTACAGTTGGCATAAGTTATCTTACTTCTAagcccctagtatattgtaccaggGATACCTGTaagttgcagcacttattgtgccaccacaagtgtgacaaagcaGAGAATAactcccagcctgccattgcagattggcAGAGCAGACATACATCGCTTTAACAGTATATGGctttcttttaaataaataaagactGCTAAGTAGCATGTACATTAATTTCCTGGTGTTATCATTATTTACTGCCTGGCTACAACTCTTGTCCTGTCACCATCATGGAAGTCATTTatgggttgccaggggtcgcagctgggaCCCCTGGCTTTTCCTTTGCTACCTCtgtcactgcctttgcaacccctggcttcagaggtggcaaattcagtgccagtgcaaattcagtgccaggaacacaggggcagctcgtccttatggacgtcatttggggctccactttctttgtttccaatttgtattacactaatagtgaataatattgtatttttcactattattgtaatatAAATGGAGTActgttagctggaatatgcccttcctcgGCAGCTGGGATGagtacaaaattattttaaatgtatgttgtgtgcatgtttgctgGTCAGAGTGTTTTTATGGCCCAGATCGTGAAAGGTGTCATGTAGCgctgtgcagcagccaaaaatgctgcgctgtgatgcgtgacaaggagagagcaggagagcgccatgttCACATTGTAATGGCAATCACCTCTCCCTAGCGCCAGCGCTGATTTCAGCTACCatgcgccatgcacacaccttagtgCCATTTTTCTGGGATATCTGAGTGAGTCtatcataggttttgtacaggaagggtaaaggcttttcctactttgtatgtgtgctgtacagtgcaacacacatccaaactcagaaaagcagggagaaataaaaacatttattcgTTTAATGCCTGCTTCTCAGCTGGGCTAATGTTTGgcgctaagggccatatgtacgaacactttttcccatagacacagaatggggaaaaacctttgctacatatggccccaaaccctttcttctgatgtttcagaatggggtttggcaccaaaaagcatgggtgattgCCCGGGtaagcccatgtaccacccatgtaacgctcccttgacgcaaagtaatgcaaagcagtgttttgCTCTGTTTGCGTTACTTTggaacacaaagtaatgcaaatacCTATTTGCGTTACTTTGTGAATCCCAAAAAAGTTTAGCATCAGTTTAGCATTACAAAAGTAACTCTAACCCGACgccaaacctttgagaatctgggcctatgtgagagagtgtatttaagtgtgaatttgtgcgcatgtgtacgtatgtgtgtgtgtgagtgaaagtgcagGTCAAGGGGTGTGAGATGCCACTTTCATTACCTctagcatttcggtgaattgacgtccatggtcaCCCTAATGGTTTTAGAAAGTAAAAAACGACATCGTATTGAAGATTCACCTAAATGGAGCTCCGCTATTCTCCTTTCCACCATGTAAATTCCTTTCCAGGGTGGGGAATGGAACAGATTAGAACCAGATTTACTGTGGATGTAGGGGATGTGTTTCTCCATAGGTAATACAGTATCCACAtcgagaaaaaaacaaatgtgtgctTTCACTCGGGTGTTCTATTCTCCCTCTGTGGAATTCTCACATATGAAGAACTCCATACAATAGGAATATGGTCCAGCAAGGAAAATCACATGACTATCCCAGGAATACAGTATGTATGGAAATCTACACcttgtgtatgtccatttaaaaatCGACTTGCCTACAGGACCCTAGCACATGGTGCAGAAAATACACCGAGAGCCTGGAAGTTAAGTGCCGTCTGCGGACTGCAGCACCTAATGTGCCATCCACAGAGTAGGCCCAGAAAACATGGCTTCACGTCTACCATATTTGTGCCTGGCTGCACCAGCCTTAAAACCTGCTATTACATCTATCATAATAACCCGTTTTGACAGGAAGGAAACCCTGCTTATAAATActattaagtcacccctatgtactCCTGGTTTCCCCTAAGGTTGGGATTCTGATATTTAAAAGTGAAACGTCCAAAATGAAACTTGCCATGTTTCCCCAGTGACTGGCATTCGAAAGTCATTTTCGCTGGTAGGGCTATAGTTTAATTTCAGAAAATGTCAAAGTACAGACTATTATAAACTTGACTCTGTAGTTTTTGACAGGAAACGGCTACAAACGTCAGCGAAagattatgtttaatatttatgaaTAATGCAATTTAATTAGAAAGTGCAGTATttgatacatatttttaaaaagtaacttttagaaggtTACTTTTACCTGCCATGGGCTAATTAGCAGGAGCCTACAGACAGCTGGGCTGCTACTGCCTGAGCAGAAACAATGGATGGCCTAGCTATGGTGAGGTGCTTTCCTCCCCTTCCAAAGAAGACCAGACTGGGTGGACCCAGCAACTTAATTAATCTGTAATTGACCTGCCCTTTTACAGGTGAATGTAAGGTGAGACACAGGGGAGGCCATCTTTTCTTCCTCTAAGTAGGCGGAAAGCACCCCCGGAACCAGTTTTAAGTGACTACAAAGGATTGGGCTACTCATTTCCCTGGGCACAACTCTAGGAGGCAACACGTGCGCAGCACATGGGAGAAAGGGTTCCCCCACCTTGCATTTCAGGAGTAAGGTGATATTATTTGCAGAAGGGTAGAACTGCTGAAAAAGAGGATAGGGTTGCCCACCACAGTCATATGATGCTACCCCAACAGCCTCTCTACTCTACTATCTCCGTACAAGGAGAAAGTTCAATCTCTTTTTTTAAGGATTTCAGTAGTGCAAAGCAGTCAGATGTGATTGTCCTTATTTGTGGTTTATAGAAAGGTAGCTATCAAATTTTATGCCCAAGTTTTTCTCTTCACGTTTGGGAACTGAAGGGTGCCCTAGGTCTGTCAGCCACAACATTCCAATGTGTCTGACTTCAGCTTCAGACAGCTGTATTACATCGAATTTGCCCGCCACTTCAGGTATCCGTGCAACCACACCATCATCCATGTGCTGGACGGCTACCATCACCTGGGTAGCATCTTCATAGGATATGAGATTGAAACATCAGTGCTCCACGATCTTCCCAAGTGCTGGCAAGTAAAGGTTAAATAGCATAGGACTCAGCGTGGAACCATGTGGTACCCCGCATCTCAAATTTATGAAAACCAGAGGTGAACATGGGGAGATTGATTGCTTGCTCCCTCTCAGATAAGAATGACTTTATCTAGCTGTTGGCTGTACTGGTTATCCCCACATCCCTTATTCACTCTAAAAGGATCTCAtgagagactgtgtcaaaagcagtcGAGAGATCCAAAAGGATGACCCCTGCTTTCTTTCCAGTGTTTAAGTTAgatttaatatatgtaatatattCAGTGAACTCCAAAAGAGCTACTTTTGTGCTAAAATTATTGGGgaacccagtctgagtatattgcAGTATATCATATTTCCCATAGATTGGGAAAACTGGGTGTTAACCATGTGCACCAGCATTGTCCTAAGTACTGGCTGAAGAGTAAAACAATTATAAATCTGCATTGTTTTTAAGCAATGGAAAAACTAATACCTTCTTCCACATCTAGGAAAAAATGCCTGATCTTAAAGATTGGTTAAAAACAAGAATGATCTGTTTATTTAAGCAAGGTGCAGTAAGTCTGAGACTTGTTGAGGGACATACGTCTAATGGAGAGCTGGAGCGGGCCATCAAATAGCATTGCTTCTGATTCTGTAAGGGATATCTACTGAAAACTGATACTACTTTTCCTCCTAAATGTAATAGGTTTTCCATGTGAGGGGAAAGGACGACCACAGCATTGCCAATAACCAGATTACAGCAATGAACATAATTGGTGAATTATCACACAATGCTAATGAGATTTCCACATTTTGTTTATCTCCAGCCTGGGAAAGAAGTTACTTTATTATCTGGAATATTGTTTTGGTTGAGTTACAAGCTTTATTGATTTGATCAGTGTAGGCATTCGCCTATTCTTTCAAGATCTGTTTTTTAGAAGGCACTGACAGCAGCTGTAAATGCTGCCTTATCTCAGAGATCATACCgccttctctgttttctttctagttGTTTACAGAGGCACCTTTCTGCCTGGAGAGATGGTGAAAACCATGCAACTGAGGGGAATTTGCATTTCGATGTGCCCTTTTAAATGGgtgctaattttttttaatgcccGAACAAGGGACGCATTAAACACATTTACTGCATCTTCAAACCTAACTCTGAAGTAACATCTCTTAATCTAAGAAAGTTAATTAGGTTAGGTTCCATGAAAAAGGAACTAGATAATGGTCTGACCATGTTGCAGGGTAGGGATTTGAGCTCACCAATGTGGTCAGATTAGAGAAAATTAAGCCAAGGGTATGCCCTTTATATATGTAGGCCCTCTTTGTGTAAGGTTCAGATTGGCCTTGGCTTCCCTTAAGAGTGTTGCCCCTTTGCAGTTTACATCATCCATATGGATATTAAATTTTCCTCAAAGGACCCATTTTCTTTTACCTTCCCCTTAGCTATCGTGTCAGCTTCCTCACTTCCTCACGCTTTTACTCATGTCTTGGTTTAGTGATCCATTGCTACGGAAGCGCTGGGGCACTCAATGAGGAGCTGTTGTGCTCTACAAAtgccataataataatgataattataataataatgattAGGTGGCAAGTCTAGCATTCCCATGTTTTAACTTTTTAATGTTACCCCCCATCTTAAATAAGATGCCATAGCATTTGTCGCTACAAAAGTGAGAAGTGCTGGCCGCGTTTCGGTCACGGATGGGcgtagacaggcttgcctttggtatgCCCTCAGAGTGACACCGTTGCACTATGTGCATCCACTTCACATCCACACATCTACaattttatgggtgtgtgaggtggatgtgaGTCTCCTAAAGACCACACCTAGGTCGCCGACTAAACATGGTGTCTTCCAATGTGCCTCAATGTTCGTTGAAAAACGGCTGCTATGCTTCCCAATAACACAGTTACACAAAGTCCCCGCAAACCAGATTCTCAGCTTCTAAAAATTAATAGCATATAAAAATGTCCCCTACACAATTACTCCAAATTATTCCCCCCAAGTTTGAAAGTGCATAAGTATTTAGGAATTCTAAAAGCCACTGCTTTTTACTGGCTCGCAATTGTCAGTCTTCTGAGTCTACAGTGATAAGGAAGCACGGGTATCCAGAGGAGAATCAAAGAGCATTCTCCCCTCCAGAGGTACTTGTAAAAAAGCTTGGGCCACTGAAGCTAGTTTGGTTGCCACGGTCAGTCAATCCAAAGGCTGGCATGAGGTTGAATACCTCACATCTTATATAGATAATTGGGACATTTGGTTGCACAGCCTAAGTTATGTTGTAATTTGATTCAAAAGAAGTGGTTGGTAGTACGGAAAGATAATCATACCATTCATacaacagtgaaaatcttaattaGTCACTGGTGATAGGCAATCAATTCCCTGAACTAATTTATTGTGTTTCATATAGATAGTGCAGTAGTCTAGATTTAAATAAATTAGGGCATCCAGCATATAGGAACATCTACTTCAGAACTGTATTAAACAAGTAATAATACACAACACAGACAGACAAGGTTTTTAACAATTTCAGTTGATTGTGATTGTACTCCAATCATCCTTATATTCcacaaagattaagggccagatgtagcaaaccatttgcgactcgcaaacggcgaaaatcgccgtttgcgagtcgcaaacgtgggtttgctatgcagaaatgcattttgcgagtcggtaccgactcgcaaaatgcatttccgactcgcaaataggaaggggtgttcccttcctatttgcgagtcgcagtgggatgcaataccatttgcgaccgtgtacgcggtcgcaaatggcatcgcagttaccatccacttcaagtggatggtaacccactcgcaaattggaaggggtccccatgggaccccttccactttgtgactggacccgaaaatattttttcagggcagggagtggtccaagggaccactccctgccctgaaaaaataccgaaactaaaggtttcgg
It encodes the following:
- the LOC138287079 gene encoding proto-oncogene Mas-like, which produces MAMSYIHPTTTNASDLIDYYTYDEGYNITAPKADIKYQILLCFFAGISIFGVLGNAVVLWYLTFWIRRSPFTVYILNLAIADFIYLLMFILLISLYLLRVHGVMKNDSLTYVQADLFYLGYFTSQDLLTVISLERCLSVKFPIWYRCRRHKHQSTIVSAATWVFACAPMAAQYVFEDDKIWGVLSALQTISSVMICLPLILLSNLALAIQIYRTSQRHHPPRVYILIISTVVAFLILCAPMSLFNFLFQFDIYHFQYLHIAIVCCTINSNLNPFIYFLVGNLRGQRIKVSIINALKRAFKEESESF